A window from Gossypium raimondii isolate GPD5lz chromosome 7, ASM2569854v1, whole genome shotgun sequence encodes these proteins:
- the LOC105767819 gene encoding protein LIGHT-DEPENDENT SHORT HYPOCOTYLS 3: protein MDSIGEMDIFSNSQNGGTLTNVSHNSGTSSSSTSSRYENQKRRDWNTFGQYLKNHRPPLALSRCSGAHVLEFLRYLDQFGKTKVHTPICPFYGHPNPPAPCPCPLRQAWGSLDALIGRLRAAFEENGGKPEANPFGARAVRLYLREVRDLQSKARGISYEKKKRKRPPPQQIPSLQLQVPPPPPGAS, encoded by the coding sequence ATGGATTCGATTGGAGAAATGGATATCTTTTCCAACTCCCAAAACGGGGGCACCCTTACGAACGTTAGCCATAACAGTGGCACTTCGTCTTCTTCAACCTCAAGCCGCTACGAGAACCAAAAGCGCCGTGACTGGAATACCTTTGGGCAGTACCTGAAGAATCATAGACCTCCACTTGCCTTGTCTAGGTGCAGTGGAGCTCATGTCCTGGAATTCCTTCGTTACCTTGACCAATTCGGCAAAACCAAAGTCCACACCCCAATCTGCCCTTTCTATGGCCACCCAAACCCGCCTGCACCTTGCCCATGCCCTCTCCGTCAAGCCTGGGGTAGCCTCGACGCTCTCATCGGTCGCCTCCGAGCCGCTTTTGAAGAAAATGGAGGAAAGCCTGAAGCAAACCCTTTCGGTGCACGAGCTGTGAGGCTTTATCTTCGCGAGGTTCGTGATTTGCAGTCGAAAGCAAGAGGGATTAGCTACGAGAAGAAGAAGCGTAAGAGACCACCACCTCAACAAATCCCATCTCTGCAACTGCAAGtgccaccaccaccaccagGTGCTAGTTAA